From a region of the Aeoliella mucimassa genome:
- a CDS encoding DUF1559 family PulG-like putative transporter yields MFRREASDRPAAFTLVELLVVIAIIGILVALLLPAVQSAREAARRTQCKNNLKQIALASLSHEDTHGFLPSAGWHWNWVGDPDLGYGASQPGGWIYSILPYIEAGNVRDIGAGLTGQQKRDAAAQVCQTIIDGFNCPSRRPPSLLKPWQTPLTTIINASQADVVMRSDYAINGGSRFGSLAAPSSLAQAENFNWPEPSQYTGVGFKRSEVALRSITDGLTHTYLVGEKYIQPQNYQLNDPPGDNLSMYVGYDTDTVRWVSSNNTNLDQVIPPQQDRENWQNVEGFGSPHPAGMHMALCDGSVTLIAYDITRAAYLNGGERADGRIGDEGPPTIGGGPVR; encoded by the coding sequence ATGTTTCGACGCGAAGCTTCTGATCGACCAGCGGCATTTACGCTCGTCGAACTATTGGTCGTCATTGCCATTATCGGCATCTTGGTTGCTCTGTTACTGCCAGCAGTGCAGTCCGCCCGCGAAGCGGCCCGCCGGACTCAATGCAAGAATAACTTAAAGCAGATTGCTTTGGCCTCGTTGAGCCATGAGGACACGCATGGTTTTCTGCCGAGCGCGGGATGGCATTGGAACTGGGTTGGCGATCCCGACCTGGGATATGGCGCAAGTCAACCTGGAGGATGGATCTACAGTATTCTTCCATACATCGAAGCGGGCAATGTTCGCGACATTGGTGCTGGTTTAACCGGTCAGCAGAAACGCGACGCTGCAGCGCAAGTCTGTCAGACCATCATCGATGGATTCAATTGCCCTAGCCGCCGACCTCCCAGCCTGTTGAAACCATGGCAAACGCCGCTGACGACGATCATCAATGCCAGCCAGGCCGACGTGGTGATGCGCTCCGACTACGCGATCAATGGTGGTTCTCGCTTTGGGAGTCTGGCCGCTCCTTCGTCGCTGGCTCAGGCGGAGAATTTCAACTGGCCCGAACCATCGCAGTACACCGGCGTTGGCTTCAAGCGGAGCGAAGTCGCCCTGCGATCGATTACCGATGGTCTCACCCACACCTACCTGGTGGGCGAGAAGTACATCCAACCGCAGAACTATCAACTCAACGATCCACCCGGCGACAATCTGTCGATGTACGTCGGCTACGACACCGATACGGTGCGGTGGGTCAGTTCCAACAACACGAACCTCGACCAGGTGATTCCTCCGCAGCAGGATCGCGAAAACTGGCAGAATGTCGAAGGCTTCGGCAGTCCTCATCCTGCCGGCATGCACATGGCTCTCTGCGACGGGTCGGTGACGCTCATTGCCTACGACATCACCAGGGCAGCCTACCTGAACGGCGGCGAACGGGCTGATGGACGTATCGGCGACGAGGGACCACCTACGATCGGCGGGGGCCCTGTCCGGTAA
- a CDS encoding AGE family epimerase/isomerase, which yields MNTAHQQHLTRIYRDGLLEDVLPFWTTHAVDHESGGFLTALDRDGTVIDTDKGVWQQARFTWLLGELTNCELLRDNPSRDIWLELARHGADFLTKHCFDPADGRMWFHVTRNGQPIRKRRYAFSESFAAIAYGELAQTLHSDEYAAKATQAFQRFITHSLTPPADQAKYTQVRPTRSLGFPMITINTAQQLRDSIGLEVANEWIDRSIEDIERYHLKADIQCVMETVSDTGEIINHFDGRTLNPGHAIEGAWFIMLEGRHRHDSRLVELGCTMLDWMWQRGWDNEYGGMLYFTDVYHLPVQEYWHDMKFWWPHNETIIATLAAYLLTGDEKYAQWHQLVHDWSYRHFPDPQHGEWFGYLHRDGRLSVPLKGNLWKGPFHLPRMLLTCWKLLEDSAHNETTKVLDSKRP from the coding sequence ATGAACACCGCCCACCAACAACACCTGACACGAATCTACCGCGACGGTCTGCTGGAAGACGTGCTTCCCTTCTGGACCACCCACGCGGTCGATCATGAATCGGGAGGCTTCCTCACAGCCCTCGATCGAGACGGAACCGTTATCGACACCGACAAAGGGGTTTGGCAACAAGCCCGCTTCACCTGGCTGTTGGGCGAGCTGACCAATTGCGAGCTACTGCGAGACAATCCCTCACGGGACATATGGCTTGAGCTTGCAAGGCACGGGGCCGATTTCCTCACCAAACATTGCTTCGATCCGGCAGATGGCCGAATGTGGTTCCACGTCACTCGCAACGGGCAGCCGATCCGCAAGCGCCGCTACGCGTTCTCCGAGAGCTTTGCTGCGATTGCCTATGGCGAGCTAGCCCAAACGCTCCACTCCGATGAGTATGCAGCTAAGGCAACGCAGGCTTTCCAGCGGTTCATCACCCACTCGCTGACCCCGCCGGCCGATCAGGCGAAGTACACCCAGGTGCGTCCGACCCGATCGCTCGGTTTCCCAATGATCACGATCAACACGGCGCAGCAGCTGAGAGATTCCATCGGCTTGGAGGTCGCCAACGAGTGGATTGATCGCAGCATCGAAGACATCGAGCGGTATCACCTGAAAGCAGACATTCAATGCGTGATGGAAACTGTCAGCGACACCGGTGAGATCATCAATCACTTCGACGGTCGCACGCTGAATCCTGGGCATGCCATCGAGGGCGCCTGGTTCATCATGCTCGAAGGGCGTCATCGCCACGACTCACGACTCGTGGAGTTGGGATGCACCATGCTCGACTGGATGTGGCAACGTGGCTGGGACAACGAATATGGCGGAATGCTTTATTTCACCGATGTCTATCACCTACCGGTTCAGGAATACTGGCACGACATGAAATTCTGGTGGCCGCACAACGAAACAATCATTGCCACCTTGGCCGCCTACCTGCTGACCGGCGACGAAAAGTACGCGCAGTGGCATCAGCTCGTCCATGACTGGTCGTACCGGCACTTCCCCGATCCACAGCATGGCGAATGGTTTGGTTACTTACACCGAGATGGGCGACTGAGCGTGCCGCTCAAAGGCAACCTCTGGAAAGGTCCGTTTCACCTGCCACGTATGCTGCTAACCTGCTGGAAGCTACTCGAGGATTCAGCACACAACGAAACCACCAAAGTGCTCGACAGCAAGCGTCCCTAA
- a CDS encoding sialidase family protein yields MRTFAKALITLTLLLGLAMAVRSSIATETPRSEAHTTTKEIAGDERFEGLPLGEVQGWRTPTGLWSCDAGNAAIISEHVRTGERSLRILGGNNRSIQLEATSETKSPKILSFWAERWTARNPFRFRIEQQLQGEWIEIYKGDNKIRVGGFLTHVEVPLRQAERIVVRMLLTTPDSTGLLIDDVDLVDVKPMVATGITVDQPTLPALCRAQWSAITRICVNVDGTQELAPSLTSLQLSAAGTTDLGDIAKVQVFYTGNDSSVSASGNPNAFAAATPFGEEHQPAELVTIQGEQPLTSGANYFWVAYQLDETANIDHRVNSVLTKAQLSDGASLTPNSPATLTGQRMGVAVRRRGDDGVHTYRIPGLATTNQGTFIGVYDIRRRSGRDLPGDIDVGMSRSTDGGQTWEPMKVIMDMGDAPKWLYDGIGDPAVLVDRTTNTIWVAALWSHGNRAWHGSQPGVDPQQTGQLMLVRSDDDGRSWSEPINITEQVKLPEWCLLLQGPGKGITMQDGTLVFAAQFQDTNANRRLPRSTILYSRDHGDSWNIGTGAFDDTTEAQVVEVEPGVLMLNCRYNREPRRVVAISTDLGQTWHEHSSSRSTLIEPRACMASLLQGNSIKQDSAAGWLFFSNPNHLTSRRRMTIKASNDAGVTWDPAHQVLLDENPSAGYSCLSIIDRDTIGILYEGSQAHMTFQRVKLADIISP; encoded by the coding sequence ATGCGCACCTTTGCAAAGGCTCTCATCACGCTCACGCTGTTGTTGGGGCTTGCCATGGCGGTTCGCAGCAGTATCGCCACCGAAACACCTCGTAGTGAAGCACATACGACAACCAAAGAGATCGCGGGCGACGAGAGGTTCGAAGGCTTGCCGCTTGGAGAGGTCCAGGGATGGAGGACACCGACCGGCCTCTGGAGCTGCGATGCGGGGAATGCCGCAATCATCTCCGAGCATGTGCGTACCGGCGAACGAAGCTTGAGAATACTTGGAGGGAACAATCGAAGTATCCAGTTGGAAGCTACATCGGAAACCAAGTCCCCCAAGATTCTCAGTTTCTGGGCGGAGCGGTGGACGGCCCGCAATCCCTTCCGGTTTCGCATCGAGCAGCAACTGCAAGGCGAGTGGATAGAGATCTACAAGGGCGACAACAAGATCCGAGTCGGTGGATTCCTCACTCACGTCGAGGTCCCCCTGCGTCAAGCCGAGCGGATTGTGGTTCGCATGTTGCTAACGACCCCTGACTCGACCGGACTACTGATCGACGATGTCGATCTTGTGGACGTAAAGCCGATGGTGGCAACCGGCATCACCGTCGATCAACCGACGCTGCCGGCGTTATGCAGAGCGCAGTGGAGTGCGATCACTCGCATCTGCGTCAACGTGGATGGCACTCAGGAACTAGCTCCGTCGCTTACCAGCCTGCAACTCTCTGCCGCTGGTACGACTGATCTTGGGGATATCGCCAAAGTACAGGTCTTCTATACCGGTAATGACTCCTCAGTCTCCGCTAGCGGCAATCCTAACGCCTTCGCAGCAGCTACCCCGTTCGGCGAGGAACACCAGCCTGCTGAGTTAGTCACTATCCAAGGCGAGCAACCGCTTACTTCGGGAGCCAACTATTTTTGGGTTGCCTACCAGTTAGATGAAACGGCAAACATCGACCATCGAGTGAACTCCGTGCTCACCAAGGCTCAACTGTCCGATGGTGCGAGTCTGACTCCAAACTCTCCCGCTACACTTACTGGTCAGCGAATGGGCGTGGCGGTGCGCCGACGTGGTGACGATGGGGTGCACACCTACCGCATTCCCGGCTTGGCGACTACCAACCAGGGGACGTTCATCGGTGTCTACGACATTCGTCGGCGTAGCGGGCGCGACTTGCCTGGCGACATCGACGTCGGCATGTCGCGGAGCACCGACGGTGGTCAGACGTGGGAGCCGATGAAGGTGATCATGGACATGGGCGACGCGCCGAAGTGGCTGTACGACGGTATAGGCGACCCCGCAGTATTAGTCGATCGTACTACCAACACGATATGGGTCGCTGCACTGTGGAGTCACGGCAACCGCGCCTGGCATGGTTCGCAACCAGGCGTTGATCCACAGCAAACCGGGCAGCTGATGCTTGTCCGCAGCGACGACGATGGCCGCAGCTGGTCGGAACCGATCAACATCACCGAACAGGTCAAGCTGCCCGAGTGGTGCCTGCTGCTGCAAGGTCCTGGCAAGGGCATCACGATGCAAGATGGTACCCTGGTGTTCGCGGCTCAGTTTCAAGACACAAACGCGAATCGCCGGCTGCCGCGGTCGACGATTCTGTACAGCCGCGACCATGGCGATAGCTGGAATATCGGAACCGGTGCGTTCGACGACACCACCGAAGCCCAGGTGGTCGAAGTAGAGCCGGGCGTGTTGATGCTGAACTGTCGCTACAACCGGGAGCCTCGGCGGGTGGTCGCGATCTCAACCGACCTGGGCCAAACCTGGCACGAGCATTCGTCGTCGCGTTCCACGCTGATCGAACCACGTGCCTGCATGGCGAGTCTGCTGCAGGGTAATAGCATAAAACAAGATTCAGCGGCTGGCTGGCTGTTCTTCTCCAATCCCAATCATCTCACCAGTCGCCGACGGATGACGATCAAAGCGAGCAACGATGCTGGCGTTACTTGGGATCCTGCTCACCAAGTGCTTCTCGACGAGAATCCCTCGGCCGGCTACTCTTGCTTGTCGATAATCGATCGCGACACGATTGGCATCCTCTACGAAGGAAGTCAGGCACACATGACCTTTCAGCGGGTGAAGCTCGCAGACATTATCTCTCCATGA
- a CDS encoding DUF1559 domain-containing protein translates to MKRFRSRLKTTVRNAFTLVELLVVIAIIGILVALLLPAVQSAREAARRSQCQNNFHQIGVALHNYHATHGEFPEGQINELTPTYYHAPGWGAKLLPYIEQTNAFDGFADGAKGNVIDPGMREIGGLLIEAFLCPSDPSDTKWVEVSSGYNVGPGPNDDCRRSNMAGVAGAFLWIEDGTISKCRKNARGMLINKRALKVKDCTDGTSSTLIVGEVTGGKGRHPSFGEAWIGHTWVGWNLQDVSRGINPFGSLPGGRDDGLDPFDGDGGNRHQEYYTEVGFSSFHPGGCHFLFTDGSVRFLDEDINQDVLHAFATRADGEAISDDTAIGIIGPDVVGPPVR, encoded by the coding sequence ATGAAACGATTTCGCTCTCGCTTGAAGACAACGGTCCGCAACGCATTCACGCTGGTGGAGTTGCTGGTAGTGATCGCCATCATCGGCATCCTGGTTGCCTTGCTGCTACCGGCAGTTCAGTCGGCCCGAGAAGCCGCTCGACGCAGCCAGTGTCAGAACAACTTCCACCAGATTGGCGTCGCTCTGCACAATTACCATGCAACCCATGGCGAGTTCCCCGAAGGACAGATCAACGAACTCACGCCGACCTACTATCATGCTCCAGGATGGGGAGCGAAACTGCTCCCTTACATCGAGCAAACGAACGCCTTCGATGGTTTTGCCGATGGGGCGAAAGGCAACGTCATCGATCCCGGCATGCGAGAAATCGGCGGGCTACTCATCGAAGCCTTTTTGTGCCCGAGTGATCCTTCCGACACCAAGTGGGTGGAGGTCTCCAGTGGCTACAACGTGGGGCCAGGGCCCAACGACGACTGCCGCCGCAGTAACATGGCTGGCGTGGCAGGGGCGTTTCTGTGGATCGAAGATGGCACGATCTCGAAGTGTCGCAAGAACGCCCGCGGCATGCTAATCAACAAGCGTGCCCTTAAAGTGAAAGACTGCACCGATGGTACCAGCAGCACCTTGATCGTTGGTGAGGTCACCGGTGGTAAGGGGCGACACCCTTCGTTTGGCGAAGCGTGGATTGGCCACACCTGGGTTGGCTGGAACCTGCAAGACGTGAGTCGCGGTATCAACCCCTTTGGTTCGCTCCCCGGCGGGCGCGACGATGGCTTGGATCCGTTTGATGGTGATGGAGGCAATCGCCACCAAGAGTACTACACCGAGGTGGGATTCTCAAGTTTCCATCCAGGCGGATGCCACTTTCTGTTCACCGACGGAAGTGTTCGGTTCCTGGACGAAGACATCAATCAAGACGTGTTGCACGCGTTCGCCACGCGGGCCGACGGCGAAGCCATCTCCGACGACACGGCGATCGGCATCATCGGCCCAGATGTAGTTGGGCCTCCTGTTCGCTAA
- a CDS encoding dihydrodipicolinate synthase family protein, whose protein sequence is MPVSLIAPPPTLFNDQGQIDLRQLDKLAAHLSRSGVSGVFVCGSTGEGMSLSVRERMEITEAWAEAAPNHGLRTIAQVGANSQRDAIDLAAHAGSLGLDAISAHAPCYFRPKSVSELIGFFAPVAGAAPNTPFYYYDIPQLTGVDLPTTQFLETAPARIPSLAGVKYTNPNLAQLQECLHVDQGRFDLFYGNDDSLLAGYALGAPSAIGSTYNYMAPHAHRIVQAFDEGNIALARALQLKTVEVVNILSEYGYLVAAKAVMQLFDIDCGGVREPLQKLHPNQKGEIIQRLVDIGFPFDDTTSYEPSNNHKAPVPATHWNRDGANSKTQASS, encoded by the coding sequence ATGCCAGTTTCTTTAATCGCTCCGCCCCCCACGCTGTTCAACGACCAAGGTCAGATCGACCTGCGACAGCTCGACAAGCTTGCCGCCCACCTGAGTCGATCGGGTGTGTCGGGGGTGTTTGTGTGTGGATCCACCGGCGAAGGCATGTCGCTTTCGGTTCGCGAGCGGATGGAAATCACCGAAGCATGGGCCGAAGCCGCCCCCAACCATGGCTTAAGGACCATCGCTCAGGTCGGCGCGAACAGCCAACGCGATGCCATCGACCTTGCTGCCCATGCGGGGTCGCTTGGTCTCGATGCCATCTCGGCCCATGCACCCTGCTATTTCCGGCCGAAGTCGGTCTCTGAACTCATTGGTTTCTTCGCCCCGGTGGCCGGCGCGGCTCCCAATACTCCATTCTACTACTACGATATCCCCCAGCTGACCGGCGTCGACCTGCCGACCACCCAGTTCCTGGAAACCGCCCCCGCGCGCATTCCTTCGTTGGCAGGCGTCAAGTACACCAATCCCAATCTGGCGCAGCTGCAAGAATGTTTGCACGTAGACCAAGGGCGATTCGACCTATTTTATGGCAACGACGATTCGCTGCTCGCTGGCTACGCCTTGGGTGCCCCCAGCGCGATTGGCAGCACCTACAACTACATGGCTCCCCACGCCCATCGCATTGTGCAAGCCTTCGACGAGGGGAACATCGCGCTGGCCCGCGCTTTGCAACTGAAAACCGTGGAAGTCGTCAACATCCTCTCAGAGTACGGATACCTGGTCGCCGCCAAGGCCGTGATGCAGCTGTTCGATATCGACTGCGGAGGAGTCCGCGAGCCGCTTCAGAAGTTGCATCCGAATCAAAAGGGCGAGATCATTCAACGCCTGGTCGATATTGGATTTCCATTCGACGATACCACTTCGTACGAGCCATCGAACAATCACAAAGCTCCCGTTCCGGCTACGCACTGGAATCGCGACGGCGCCAACTCCAAGACTCAGGCGTCCTCGTAG
- a CDS encoding sodium:solute symporter family transporter yields the protein MSHGSADIVWQQLPPLPDDHGFGGPAVGVHNDALIVAGGANFPDGPPWAGDPKQWHDTIFVLTHTAEGQPADAWLVGGQLPKRIAYGAAVSCPSGLLLVGGEEDGTPIRDVYRLTWTPVAQQVQVESLPPLPEPVSYLSGGLIGSTVFVAGAVRSDGSDRLDKKVFWSLNLDHADDSPAPTWNKDLPAYPGSARHKCVVAVQQLGSGQENLFVISGSNPRFQPDGSPDLEHFEHFTDAYRYDPLANQWFRIADLPVVPDPRKTVDASPFAQSRWPVAAGVGVGIGQSHLLVLSGSTGRYITLPLDERPAFPNTVLAYHTITDTWSVAEPMPLGVVTTGITRWGDRFVIPSGEIKPGVRTNKVQAFAIESSTASFGMLNYSVLGVYLLGMLAVGGFFATRMKTTDDYFRGGQRVPFWVAGLSIFATMLSSITFIALPAKAYATDWKYYLAQLTILPIALIVVYLVIPFFRGIDATSAYEYLERRFSKPVRMLASLQFILFQLARMAIVMYLPALALAAITPLSILECVILMGVLSVIYCTLGGVEAVVWTDAIQTLVLLGGLLVALGIVVFNVEGGLSTTVDTAVRDGKLHLADLDFSWGSWATTTVWVVLLGQFFGSLYSYTADQAVVQRYLTTKDEADARKAMWTTAWMGVFGSSLFFAMGSALYVFYKAHPALLDVGMRNDSVLPLFIANQLPAGIAGLVVAGVFAAAQSTISTSMNSTATAIVTDFCMPLHICRTDSGYLRLARVVTASIGIAGTLTACWLTMVGSAMAIDAFISIIGLFGGAVCGLFMLGMLTHQGNAVGGLVGALAGFAVVLWIMLDESLAINRFLYAGIGTITTFLVGYVVSRLTGGARQTMPTGLTVYDRTPAPHTPPQASLLEHASR from the coding sequence ATGAGTCATGGTTCCGCCGATATCGTCTGGCAACAGTTGCCACCTTTACCCGACGATCATGGTTTCGGCGGGCCTGCGGTGGGTGTGCACAACGATGCCTTGATCGTCGCCGGCGGGGCAAACTTCCCGGACGGACCACCTTGGGCCGGTGACCCCAAGCAATGGCACGACACGATCTTCGTGCTCACCCACACCGCCGAAGGCCAACCGGCCGATGCATGGCTCGTGGGTGGACAATTGCCCAAACGCATTGCCTATGGTGCCGCTGTGAGTTGTCCCAGCGGACTGCTCCTCGTCGGCGGCGAAGAAGATGGCACCCCAATTCGAGACGTCTACCGATTGACCTGGACCCCAGTTGCTCAGCAGGTGCAGGTCGAGTCGCTTCCACCGCTGCCTGAACCGGTAAGCTACTTGTCGGGTGGATTGATCGGCTCGACAGTGTTCGTCGCCGGTGCGGTACGTTCGGACGGTTCAGATCGGCTCGACAAAAAAGTCTTCTGGTCGCTCAACCTTGATCACGCCGACGATTCTCCCGCCCCCACCTGGAACAAAGACTTGCCAGCCTACCCAGGTTCAGCGCGACACAAGTGCGTGGTCGCAGTACAGCAACTCGGTTCCGGACAGGAAAACCTGTTTGTCATCAGCGGTTCGAATCCTCGCTTTCAACCCGATGGTTCGCCCGACCTCGAGCATTTTGAACACTTCACCGACGCGTATCGTTACGATCCGCTTGCGAACCAGTGGTTTCGTATCGCCGATTTGCCGGTGGTTCCGGACCCACGAAAAACCGTGGATGCTTCTCCGTTCGCCCAATCTCGCTGGCCAGTCGCTGCAGGCGTGGGAGTGGGAATTGGCCAGAGTCATCTGCTCGTGCTGAGCGGGTCGACCGGCAGGTACATTACACTTCCTCTCGACGAGCGGCCGGCGTTTCCCAATACGGTACTCGCTTATCACACGATCACCGATACATGGTCGGTCGCCGAGCCGATGCCATTGGGGGTAGTCACTACCGGTATCACTCGCTGGGGCGATCGCTTCGTGATCCCCAGTGGCGAAATTAAACCGGGTGTGCGAACCAATAAGGTGCAGGCTTTTGCGATCGAGAGCTCCACCGCCAGCTTTGGAATGCTCAACTACTCGGTGCTTGGCGTTTATTTGCTCGGCATGCTCGCGGTAGGTGGCTTTTTTGCCACTCGCATGAAGACCACCGACGATTACTTTCGCGGCGGCCAGCGAGTTCCCTTCTGGGTCGCCGGGCTCAGCATCTTTGCCACGATGCTAAGTTCCATTACGTTTATCGCCTTGCCTGCGAAGGCCTACGCGACCGATTGGAAGTACTACCTTGCCCAGCTCACGATTTTGCCCATCGCTCTGATCGTGGTCTACTTGGTGATACCCTTCTTCCGCGGCATCGATGCCACGAGTGCCTACGAGTATCTGGAACGCCGCTTCAGTAAGCCGGTGCGGATGCTTGCCAGCCTGCAATTCATCTTGTTTCAGCTGGCCCGCATGGCGATCGTCATGTACCTGCCCGCGTTGGCGCTGGCGGCGATCACCCCGCTTTCGATTTTGGAGTGTGTGATCTTGATGGGTGTCTTGAGCGTGATCTATTGCACGCTTGGCGGTGTGGAAGCGGTGGTTTGGACCGATGCCATTCAGACACTCGTGCTGCTCGGCGGTTTGCTTGTCGCATTGGGCATCGTCGTGTTCAATGTCGAGGGAGGTCTTTCGACCACGGTCGATACTGCGGTACGAGATGGAAAGCTCCATCTGGCCGATCTCGATTTCTCCTGGGGTAGCTGGGCGACAACTACGGTTTGGGTGGTGCTGCTTGGCCAGTTTTTCGGTTCCCTTTACTCTTACACGGCCGATCAAGCGGTCGTGCAGCGCTACCTGACCACCAAAGACGAAGCCGACGCCCGCAAGGCGATGTGGACCACTGCCTGGATGGGCGTATTTGGTAGCAGCCTGTTTTTTGCGATGGGTTCTGCCTTGTACGTGTTCTACAAGGCCCATCCAGCGCTGCTCGACGTCGGCATGCGAAACGACTCGGTACTTCCGCTGTTTATCGCCAATCAACTGCCCGCTGGCATTGCCGGTTTAGTAGTCGCAGGCGTATTTGCCGCCGCCCAGTCGACGATTTCCACCAGCATGAACAGCACCGCAACCGCCATCGTGACCGACTTTTGCATGCCGCTGCATATCTGTCGCACCGATTCCGGCTATTTGCGACTGGCCCGCGTCGTCACCGCTTCGATCGGCATTGCCGGCACCTTGACCGCTTGCTGGCTAACCATGGTCGGCAGCGCCATGGCGATCGACGCGTTCATCTCGATCATCGGGCTCTTCGGTGGAGCTGTGTGTGGACTGTTCATGCTCGGCATGCTCACCCACCAAGGCAACGCCGTGGGGGGACTCGTCGGTGCGTTGGCCGGCTTCGCGGTGGTGCTGTGGATCATGCTCGATGAGTCGCTCGCTATCAACCGGTTCCTCTACGCCGGGATTGGCACCATCACCACATTCCTAGTAGGTTACGTGGTAAGCCGCCTCACCGGAGGGGCTAGGCAGACCATGCCTACCGGCTTGACCGTGTACGACCGCACGCCTGCCCCTCACACCCCCCCACAAGCGTCGTTGCTCGAGCACGCCTCCAGATGA
- a CDS encoding EF-hand domain-containing protein: MQLHRYFLCLGVLLGVAAGCLDRPPAVSKPDWDPADSAQQAVSDADVDGDQKLSAKELKAYPALSGMVGELDKDGDGALTVAEIEPEFELWADRGAGLRSLSCSVMYKGRPLNGATVEFEPESFMGGSIQPCTGVTDESGRARMSIDKQYLPDDMQDLPAVHLGFYKVRITHPSIDLEAKYNDSTTLGAAVSPTVREVVLKL, from the coding sequence ATGCAACTACATCGTTACTTTCTCTGCCTGGGCGTGCTGTTGGGTGTCGCTGCGGGGTGTCTCGATCGTCCGCCGGCGGTGTCGAAACCCGACTGGGACCCTGCGGACTCCGCCCAGCAGGCGGTGAGCGATGCCGATGTGGATGGCGACCAAAAGCTCTCCGCCAAAGAGCTAAAGGCCTATCCCGCCCTCTCCGGTATGGTCGGTGAGTTAGACAAAGATGGCGATGGGGCTTTGACCGTTGCCGAGATCGAACCCGAGTTCGAGCTGTGGGCCGACCGCGGCGCAGGGCTCCGTTCCCTTAGTTGCAGCGTGATGTACAAAGGGCGTCCGCTAAATGGCGCGACCGTGGAGTTCGAACCCGAGTCGTTCATGGGCGGAAGCATCCAGCCTTGCACTGGTGTAACCGACGAATCGGGTCGGGCACGGATGAGCATCGACAAGCAGTATCTGCCCGACGACATGCAAGACCTGCCGGCCGTGCATCTGGGGTTCTATAAGGTGCGAATCACCCATCCAAGCATCGATCTCGAAGCGAAGTACAACGATTCCACCACCCTCGGCGCGGCAGTCAGTCCGACGGTCAGGGAAGTAGTGCTCAAACTATAG